From Rhododendron vialii isolate Sample 1 chromosome 7a, ASM3025357v1:
tttaaaaaaattaaataaatcacacaaaacgaagaaaaaaataaagtttacaAGAAACCACCATAGTTTCTCAAAttcaagcctttttttttttttttttgggttttgcccaaaaagtctacacacatacaatctgtgcacagattgtgcacagattttgttgtggggcccaccacgggtcccacacaaatcatccgagccgttcattaaatgtaaaacattttttcaagggtccccatagaaaataatctcaatccgatacctataggtgctcgatccaatcatataactttttattatccgaaaatctgaatgaaaagttaaatggttggatgaAACACCTATATGCATTGGactgagcttattttttaccgggacccttgaaaaaatattttacatttaataaacggctcggataatTTATGTGAAACCCGTGATGggtcccacaacaaaatctgtgcacagattgtgcacaaattgctgtgtgtgtagcacagttcATTCTATCGATTGACATCCAACAGTACCGAATCCGTATGGACCGTATCAACCAAATACCGCCCGACCGAAATGCCGAAGTTTAAAATCTAATGTTCTTCACTCACCGATTGAACTATTCAAGTGGGTCCCAACCCTACGTAACCCACGTGTCTGAATCGTCACAACCGAGCTATACCTCTCCACTTCGAGAAATTTTTAGGTGGTGGGTATCATGTGTCGGCGCATCTGAGCCATCTATTTCGATTTCGGATAgtttgaatttggagagagaaaggagagagagtggtggggagAGAGGAGGGAAAGAGTTTCAATTTGCATCGTCTTACACACTTTTTGATGGCTTAGATGGACTGTTCGGGCACCACTTAGGCATGGTCACGTGGTACTCACCcgatacccaaaaatttctcctccacttCAGCACAAAAAATATCAATGCTTGCTgacaccttcacatggtgctcAAGACCCCTTCTTTATCACATGTTAGGGTGGAAATCCATGCAAAATGTTTGGATTCCATAATAATGTCTGGTGTAAGAGAGATTGGGGTACCATATGGCAGTGTCATGAGAGACACTAAACAATTACTCCTTCAGCACCCCATCCATTGAAATTTTAGTACTACTTGCTCTTGAAGCACCACCACGTGATgctttacaaatttttttaccaCACATTTTATGCAAAGTGGATACTCACATAAATATGTGGCAAGTTGCTGAGTTTAGGCACTCCAAggaactcatcaaattttaatttctgatcacttcttttttttactattaaAGATTCACTTTGCCCACGAAATCAATATTTCACCAATAATAAAGATTGAACTCGATGAGGTGACAATTTAAATACTGCTTTCCTTCTCTTTGAAGTTGAACACAGAGAGAGTtacaccaaaatagtataaCAAGTTCGCTATCCCCTTGAAAGGTGTTATGCTTATGTGGCTCTTTAATTTTTAGTTGAGCTTTGGTTCTGCTACCTCGTTAGAGTATCTCTAAGGGAAGAAACAAAAATTTACATCAAATGTGTTTTGGTGACCCATGTGACAAGTTGAAGAGTTATATTATTTAAGTGCGAAAGGGGATCTTCAAATTTAAATATCTTACTCTTTCTTTGACTCTAAAGATATccacacacaaacccaaacccaaactcccgatgtgggagccaaCCCATCTGACGCAGGCCCAAGAGCCTCGCTGCGAAACGCAGCACAACGACAGCgggcaattgcctaggtgagtttaGTAGATAAAATTACTCTCTTGCCCtccttaaaaaaagaagaagatatccACTGTGTCAAAACAATAAATTAATTCACCAATTAAAAATATTAGTAGAATTGATGACTTGACAATTTAAAgacttatttttcacttttcaaacttgaagagagagagagagaggtacatCAAAGGTGTAGCAAGTTTACTTCTTCGTTTGGAGGGTGTTTTTAATGATATGGCTCTTCAAGTTTGGTTCGATTTTACTTTTGCTTTCTCCCTCAGaaatgctcttagagcatcacGTGGCAATACTGCTTAGTCCCCGTGAATAATCACTATCCCCGTCTCTTCTTCCCTGTCCCTTCCAACGGTAGACAACGGATCCCCGAAACACCCGAACAAATAAACAAATCTCAAAAAACACTGCCAATTAATCGGACcactgttttaatttttttcctaaaaagagccaaaaagaaaaaaagaaaaaatcccaATTCAACACAGACAGATACAGTCCATGCCAGTCCATAAGATATAACTACAACATCCAACAGCCGTTTCCCGATCACCGTTTGGCGGTTTCCAGAGCGGTTTCACGGCCATGGGGAGGATGGGCACCGGCGGCGGCGGGAGGAGTTACTCGGTGGCTCCCAGCGACTACAAGCTTCTAGAAGAGGTCGGGTACGGCGCGAGCGCGACCGTGTATCGAGCGATCTATCTCCCTTTCAACGAAGTCGTGGCCGTCAAGTGCTTGGATCTCGATCGCTGCAACAGCAACCTGGTCCGTAGATTCGAAtctttttcctctcatttgTTTCCGCTGCTTTATCGTAGTGTACTTGTATGTGCTGTCGTTTGCGCGCAATCGGCGTCGCTGTTTAAGCTGAATTTGCTGAGGTTACGTGAAGCGGTTTTGGCGGTGATTGGATTGAGAGGTTTGGTGTGATTTGAATTTGATGAGTTTGTGTGAGCTTTTGGTGGGGTATTCGTGACTGCTTGACTCGGCATCTTCGATTTCGGTTTTGGTTCGGTAGTTTCGATTGAGGAAGTCAAACTAGGGGAATTAGGATAAATCTCCTCGACTTGTTGTTCTAGTGGATGTTGAGGTTGTTTAGCTTTCTATTGCGGCATTGGATCGGTGAATTGCTGGATTTTTGGGTGCATTTCCGCTAACCTAAATGGACTAAAGCCATGTTTTCATGGATTTCTAGGCTTTTGTTCTCACATGCATCAACTAAAATACTATTTAGTGGAAACAATTTGACCGTTGCTATTAGCCTGTAGTCCATTAAGTTTAGCGGAAACGCACCCTTAGTCTGGTTTTTATTTAGACATGTTTGGAACTCCCAATCGGCTCTTTGCTATGACATCGAGTGTATTGATTTATTTAAGTACTCCATAACGAAGCATTAAACTTTCGCATTGTGGATTGGAGAGTGCGAGAGCATTGATTGTGTTTTCCAAGTGTCAAATAAATGCATGTGGTGACAAAAGGGGCATAATTTTAGAGGAAGCAACAGGATTACAAGTAGCAAATTCTAAATACGTATGCCATTGTCACTAAATTCATTTGTTCTGCTGCCTGAATACTACTAGAAGGCAAGGATTGGATGCCGGCAAAACTTCATGAGGTCTTTCACAATAAGGTCTACCTATGTAGTAACAGTGTTTAATTATGAAGGTTAGCTGGGTAGCTGACCTTGTTAATCCATTCTTGCAAGAGGGGAGTCTAATCTTTCTGCTTTAAACATCGGATTTTTCCCATAATCATTTAATATCAATGGGGAATTTTTTCTCATATTGAATTTGAGGTGATTGGATTGGCACCAATGGAAACCATGAATTTCTTACATTGGAGGGATATCCTGGATTTTCTCATTTTCCTATATTGATTGGGCTTATTCCATATTATCCTATAAATTAGTACTGATTATTGAGACTGGGAGattagttttctttcttttgtccCAGCCCATGACCTAAACGAGTCGCACATACATCATAATACATCTTCCTCGACGCCAAGGGGATGGATTAATAAAATTGCCAACTCTTCTTTCCACCCGTTTGTGGtgtatcttatttttttccattagcACATTACCAACATGTTGACAATGTATAACCTCTGGTCTCTTTTCCACCTTGATGGGATTGGCCATGGTTTTGGTAAGGGAAGGGAAGGAAAAATGTCAAGGTGGCATCGTGGCAGTAACCCGAAAGATCTTTGCATGGGGGTTCGTATCTCCAAAAAAGGTTTAATGGTCTAAAGGCTTACAGGTTTCACAAAAAATGTGGAATCTAGGGTGGTGAGTACAGCCTTATTGCGTAAAGTTTCAAGGTTCAGAATTCGACCCATCAAACATTGAGAACTATTGTAGTTTATGGGGCTTTCCTATTTCTTGGTGACTCATTAGAGAGACAGCCACAATAAGCAATATACTGACCATGGATTCCTTCTCAATTGAACACTATATATGAGGAAGATGTTGCATTGAGAAATTATGAGCATCGATTGAGTGGTTTAGACAATCACTTTTTGCGCTATTAAGGTTGTTCCAGTTTGAATAATCACAGCCATATAAATGTATCCATTGTATCCCCCATCTAGTAAATTTGTTGCATTATCTCTCTGAATTTCTGATTCGTCTGCAAGCATTCAATAGCTTGTTTACATTTTATGCTTAGTAATTGTACTGCATTTATGTTACCTcttcccccccctcccccccgtTTAGCTACTTTGCTTTTGGTACCCACTTTATGCTGTCAagtgtttttcttgttttgaaacAGCATTATTGAGTGTTTCTTTCCCCTTTTTCCTCCTACTTCCTATATCGTCCAGAGTTCAGGTCTAGCATAAATGAATCTATTCAGCAAATACTGGTTATGACCTCTTCTGATGCCCGTAGCGAACTATGTTTACCCTTAGTTTTTTATGAAAAGGCCTCTGCTATTTTGCAGGATGACATTCGTAGGGAGGCCCAAACAATGAGTTTGATAGATCATCCCAACGTAATTAGGGCATATTGCTCATTTGTTGTGGACCGAAACCTTTGGGTGGTCATGCCATTCATGGCTGAGGGGTCTTGTCTGCACCTTATGAAGATAGCATATCCAGATGGATTTGAAGAGTCTGCTATTGGTTCAATCCTCAAAGAAACTCTAAAGGCTTTGGAGTACCTGCATGAGCATGGGCATATCCATCGTGATGTTAAGGTTGGTCAAATCTTAagatgtttgttgtttttttttcatttttttccgtTTGTCTTCTTTCCTTCTCAAACTTCGTAGGTTCGTTAGGTTGCAATTTGGTTTGTTGAATATTTCTTGTTGCAGGCTGGAAATATACTACTTGATAGTAATGGGGTGGTAAAGCTTGCTGACTTTGGTGTTTCAGCTTGCATGTTTGACAAAGGTGATAGGCAACGTTCAAGAAATACTTTTGTAGGAACTCCATGCtggtgatctctctctctctctctctctctctctctctctctctctctctctctctctctctctcattttgactacttttttcttttcttttcgagTTGTCGATGTAGAAACGTTGACCTTTTGGCATTTAATGTATGTGAGAACTATAGTTACTTACCGAAACAGATGAGTGAGTTTTAATTTGTCTCTAATTTTATAGGATGGCACCAGAGGTGTTGCAGCCTGGAAGCGGATATGATTTCAAGTGAGTACTTTTAAAGCTCTGAACCTGTACACGGGTATGGCTATGGTACGACAAAAACTTAACCAATACATCTTAGTATTTGGGTACGGTAGAGGTACGTCATGTATGCGGGGATGGGTACTTCACTCggtatgtttgtttttttttttaaagaaaaattattgtttTCACTAAATGTTTGACAGTTCCTAATGAGGTAACTTATGCGATTGAAGCCTAGGCATGGTTCGAGCCAATTCAGGGAAGAGAAACCCAGGTTTCTTCGCTGCTAACTCCTTGCAGAGAAACCATATCTAAGGGTATCTCGAATGGCATAActaaaattggataatcaaaacttgccacgtcatcttttggttatttatttaaaaggttgctaagaCTAACAATGTGAAGTTCCACAATGGTCCAtaatcaaaaactcatttttagtagagagagatagagaaagttGGAAATAAATGTAAGCGGGTGGGTCCATTGAAACTTTGATAGTGATGGaaggagagacagagagagagagaaaggaaagagagtGTGGTCtccattaaatttggttatctAAAGAGAGTGTTTCTGGTTTTGCTTatccaaaggccaaaatttggttattggttaaggtgttgctaaatttggttataCCGTTGTGAGCCTATATATCATTTTcgaccaacattgttaacttaagaatttttttggttttggttatgccattggAGACACTCTAATGGCTGCAATTCCTTCCTCCTTTACCAATGTGGTTTTAATTGGCCAAACCAGATCTAAATAACTCAAGCCTCTGAGCCATTTGGTGGGCTTAGTATATCACAAAAAACCCAAGTTGGGTCATCTGTACTATATTGTAGATATAATGTTCTCAATTTAATTCTGCAGTCCCCATTCTTACTCTctctgtgtatgtgtgtgtgtttttctgCAACATAATCTGGAAAAggtcttttcaaaaaaaaaaaaaaattctggaaAAGGTGCTTAATAAGCGTTGAATATATCTAGTATCCTCCTCtttctgttttctcttttttatttccaCATGTAATTCCTAAGAGAAGCATGGCATTCTGATTCATACTTGTAAAACCGTCACCCATTAAACTTAAACTTATGCTTTCTATGCTTATGCtgtcttttcttttgggtgCTCTAAAACCAGGTCTTTCTGGAAAACATCGAAGTATAGTAAGAATAGATAGACAAAGCAAGAATTTAGGATcgaagaaaacaaatgttttcagTGTATTTTAAGCATCTAGTACAacaagatttaaaaaaagaaagaaagaaaaacagcaGTAGCAGAACCGTACCCACCAATGACCCATTCCCCTTCCAATGGAGTACCACTGCCATACCCAAATATGCAAAACATATTGGTTATGTTTTGCGCCATCCCGGGTTCATGTTTTGCCATACCGGTACCCAGCACTCATGGTAATATTTTTggagtacccgtgcttcatagatcAATATTCAATACTATGTTGCATAGCAAACATGTTTAGGACACAGGTGCTAATTTTGTTCCTGTGTGTTGTTTTAAAGGGCTGATATTTGGTCTTTTGGGATTACTGCATTGGAATTGGCTCATGGTCATGCACCCTTTTCAAAGTATCCCCCAATGAAGGTATATGCCTATTTATTTGGCAACTACATAAAGTTCACATAGATGCTATACTCTGACTTATCTTTTACTTCCTGTCCCCTGCCATAGGTCCTTCTAATGACCATACAGAATGCCCCTCCTGGACTTGATTATGACCGAGATAAAAAGTTCTCTAAGGTATCATTGCTCATTAGGCTGATTAACAGTTTTGGGGCAGCCATATGTTGTTCATTCCCCAAGGGATATAATAATGTAAAATTGATGAAACGATTGTCTTGTGCAGTCTTTTAAAGAAATGGTTGCAATGTGCTTGGTGAAAGATCAGACGAAGAGGCCGACTGCAGAAAAATTGTTAAAACACTCCTTTTTCAAAACTGCCAAGCCTCCAGAGCTTTCTGTTAAGAAGCTGTTTGCTGACTTGCCACCACTGTGGAATCGTGTAAAAGCCCTCCAGGTATGTGGTCCTATTTCCCCTGGCACAGGACTtgcttttacttttcttgtcATGCCTTTTTAATGGACTTCTAAGGGTATTTCAGCTTAAAGACGCTGCACAGCTAGCACTGAAGAAAATGCCTTCAGCAGAACAAGAAGCAATATCACAGGTTAGAGATATTTCTTGGAATTAATGTGTTGGGTTCCAGTGATGCAATCATCTCACCCCTTGTATTTGAACACAAGTTTTGTTGTACGAAATCTCTCTGCCTGCAACCACTTTAAACAGCTGTGTGAGTGCGATGTCAAAATTCCATAAATCAAATAACCAAAGCCCTTCCGAACACAAATCAGATTTAGGGGAGATGATGGAACTTGGTCCGACTAGCGGTATCATAGTCTGGATGGGTGTAAATCAAACAACCACTCTAAAACTAGACCCGTTGGTGCGATGTCAAAACACCATAAAAAACATAACTTAGCCCTTCCCAACTCCTATTGGTTTTGAGAGATGTTGGAACTTAGTCCGGCAACTGACAAGCATATGTTTAGAGGTCATAGGAAAATCGGAAGTCAGCTTGAATGATCAGCTGCTCTCTTCATCAGGCGCTTATTGGAAACAAAAGGGGGTTGAATAAGTGGCATTCGACATTAGCTGTACCTTGCTAAAAAAGTAGCCTATTGTAGTATTGTGGAATTTTTCATCGAAATTGGTGAGTTATAATTGTGTCAATGAGTATCTGCATGGCGTCAAACAGAAAACTTTTCATATTGAATGTAATTGTGGGCATCTGATCTTGTCATTTGTGTTCTGTTTTTGTACATTTCTTCTGGATTCATATTTTCTCCCGTTTCTTTATCAGAGTGAGTACCAGCGAGGGGTTAGTGCTTGGAACTTCGATATTGAGGATTTAAAAGCCCAAGCATCCTTGGTAAATTTCAAATACTTCGCTCAAAATGATCAGCCAGATACCTGACGCAAAGATGATGATCAGATGATCATCCTGTGAATTAGCTTCTCAAACAGAATGTAGTGAATCTTAACTAATCCTTCTCTTGCCCTGCCAGGTGCATGATGATGACGAAATGCAAGAAATCAGGGAAGATGATGAAAGCATGAAACAAATTGTTAATAGTAAGGTTGTCAAATTGCTTCGTATCTTTATAAACTTTTATCTGAATGAAAAGCTTCACAAGTTATCCAAATTGTGGTCATTCGCATTACTTCATAGCGATAATTTCTCCCCCGAAGATATTGCATTCTGAAGGAAACATAGCTTATAAACTGCTTGTTATGATTGGCAGAATACATCTTACTCAAGATTCAGTTTGGGGAAAGCAGTTTCCACAAATGAAGTTATTTACAGGTATTATGGCTTTTTAACAGCATTGATAATTCATTTTGGTTTCAACTATTGCACTCTAAATGGTTGTTTTTTTCCAAGAGGACGGCATAGTTTTACATCAAACATGCAGTTTTTGTAATTGCTATCAAAGTTAGTGATGGTGTTCTCTATTAGTATTCATTGTGGACTGATTCCATAATATAGTCCGGATGACAATGGACTCTAAAGCAAAACTTCCCTAAACGGGGCACATTATGGATTTTAGTTCCATGGGTTGAGATAGTTTTCCAGATTATTATGccatttcaaagaaaaatccaACAcgatttgttttttcaattgcaCAACTGTTGACTAGTATTCATAATTACTGAAAGTTAAGAAGTACGGTTATTTCCATGTCCAACACGTGTGTAtacttgttatttttttggcttttcttattatctgttttctcttttccttctttaCGTATTATTGTTTCAGTGAACAAACAAGTGGCGTTGTATTTCCTCCGGCTGAGTGTTCAAGCAATAAGGAAAAAACTCCAGAAAGGGATATACTTGAGTCTGACTACCAAGGTAAAGTTGAACTGGAGAAAAATGCATCAAGAACCGAGTTACCACCATCACACCCCGAGAAGGATCCTGTACTAGCCAAGATTAAAACTTCAGCTGGTAATAGTCGCCAGACTCAAAGTGGGCCACTTATGCCCGGTATTGTGCTAAATCATTCAAAATCAGAAAGGGGGCGTAGCTCTGAAAGGTTCATCCTAGTTTATTTCTTGATTCAACTCTCTATACGGTTTTGATTTCTTGGTTTAATCATTGTTGAAATAAGAGCAAGCACAAACTGTTCTCATACGTGACATCAGATGAATCACTCTACTAATCTGTGTATTCACTTTAGTCTGAAATTTAGTGTTGTGATGAAACTATTCTTAGCTTGCTTTCATTGAAAAAGCTCGCTTATATATTGGAGCTCATCCTAATTGATGTAAGCTACTAGGGAGAGGGAAACTGCGATGAAGTTACATTTTGTTTTTCCCGAGGTGGGAGTTGGAGAGAAGAGGTTGtaatcattttctttctctttattATGTTGGCCCCAAATTATTTTATCTTCCTTATAATTCTCGTTGGAAACAGCTTCAAATGCAGAATTGATCCATGCTCTCTGCAAATTTTCTGTCCATATGAAAACTAAGAAAAAATAGTGACTTGTTACTAGTGCTCTGTATAACAGGTTGGGTTGCAGAAGATACAAAATAGGTATCATCACAAGTTTGGTACTACTACTCTTAGGTATTATGTTGGGTTTTATGGGTTTAGAAGATAAAAAGTAAGTTTTGATCACGTGTGTGCTAGTTAATCTCTTGTAAAGATGAATGTGGTACTTTTTGATGCTAAAATCTGCTAGTACTTTGGTAAAGATAGCAAAGCTAATCTCTTTTTGCTTGGTTTGGAGGCCAATTCTTTGTTCTTCCATTTGtcctttttgggtaaataaattttctttttgggtaaatttatCTTTTTCTCCCTTGCACGTATTCTGCAATTGAAAACTTACTTCTATGTATACTGATCCGCCTGCATCATTCGAATGTTTGCTACTACATTAGCTTTTACCAATTGATATTTCTATATGGTCCTGCCAGAGTGTAATTTTGGTCCGGTTATGTTTTATTATTATCAGGGGTGAGAATGAAAATCAACCGTTAGCTGAAAGACCTAGGCGCGAGGTACGAAGAGCACCCAGCTTTAGTGGTCCATTAGTGCTTCCAAACCGAGCTTCAGCTAACAGTTTATCAGCACCCATAAAATCTTCTGGAGGTAATGAATTTCTGTGTTTAGAGTAAAGACATAGCACCAGCGCTTTTACTGCTACTATTATTACTGTTAAAGCGGCTACTATTTTGTGGACTGCATGCATTTGTTTTGTGCAATGTGTTTTTGAAAGCAGTCCAACTGCTTCTGGTAAGTTATTAGCAAGTCCTTTCAAAATGTTGTGAGGAAGTTGCTTGGGCAGCCATGGTTTACTACCTCTTGCAGGGACTCCTAGAGTCCTAATTGCTTGCTGGATCAATTCCTGTTTGATTTTGGGTTAGCAGTCTCTTCATTTTGTCTTATTAACGCTTCCAGCCTTAATTTTTCGCTTTGTGAAAGTTGGTACATTCCCCGCTATGGATTTGATCCACATCAGCCTTATTAGTGCCTTTCAccttttgttttgaatattttgtttgttaacaGGAGGGTATGCCCCCTTGATACTTGCTCTGgtgcaaataaaagaaaaataataaacttgCATGTAAGATTGAAGTCAATCATTCTTTTTTCATCTATCGCTTATAGGGTTTAGAGATTCTTTGGATGACAAGTCAAAGGCCAATCTGGTGCAAATAAAAGGACGATTCTCAGTAACTTCAGAAAATGTAGATCTCGTAAAGGTAGAGCTctatattgtttttgtttttgcttttgtaCTCTTGTGTTTTCTTACTACGTCTGCtaactttatttgttttgtaGGATATTCCACTATGTACAGTTCCTCGACGATCGGCACCGGTGAGGCGGCCAATGTCCAGTCATTCTGCTGTATAACTAAAATATGATTTTACAGTCTTGATGTTATAATTGTCTGATTACCAGGATTCACCGCTGAAGAAGTCTGCTAGTGTTTGCGGAGACTGGATAGTTGATTCAAAACAAATGGTTTGCGTACGGACCTCTTAGATTTGTAAATGATATAGCTCTCAGAATGAATTCAAAGTTATTGTATTGTGAAaccaactttttcttctttatttgtACGATCTCTTGAGAAAACCACATAGTACTTACAGAGAATGAAAATATATTCGTAAGGGATGTTTCTCGTGTTTGCATCCGTATTCAACTATTCATGTACACAGGTGTAAGATCATCTGTACATAATTAAATAGCGTGAGAGCAGCCTATTCACTATTCTAAATAGTTAAAAGGAACTTCTGTGTATATAATTAAGTAACATGATTTTATGTCATTCTGGTCAATAGTTACCTAACTGCCTACCAGCAGAATGAACGTTGCCTTCCAATGTTACACGAGGTGCgagatataatatttttattatttttcagcCTATTGTCCAGCAACCTAAGGAAATATGCAACGGTAATGTTCCTGCATCATTTGTCATGCTCCACCTTCAAAACCTTTTCCAGCAGACATCTATTCAACAGGTTAGGCAGAattacttcaatttttttttggttctaaaGTTGAGTCTTTAATGCTCGGTTTGGCCTAGTAAAAAAGCTGGATTATTTTTGTCAGTATTCAAATTTTCTTCGCATTTGTTAAAGTTGCATCAATaatttgtggattattggtttgtctcaatgagaggaatctaaaaaagtaa
This genomic window contains:
- the LOC131332466 gene encoding serine/threonine-protein kinase BLUS1-like isoform X1 → MGRMGTGGGGRSYSVAPSDYKLLEEVGYGASATVYRAIYLPFNEVVAVKCLDLDRCNSNLDDIRREAQTMSLIDHPNVIRAYCSFVVDRNLWVVMPFMAEGSCLHLMKIAYPDGFEESAIGSILKETLKALEYLHEHGHIHRDVKAGNILLDSNGVVKLADFGVSACMFDKGDRQRSRNTFVGTPCWMAPEVLQPGSGYDFKADIWSFGITALELAHGHAPFSKYPPMKVLLMTIQNAPPGLDYDRDKKFSKSFKEMVAMCLVKDQTKRPTAEKLLKHSFFKTAKPPELSVKKLFADLPPLWNRVKALQLKDAAQLALKKMPSAEQEAISQSEYQRGVSAWNFDIEDLKAQASLVHDDDEMQEIREDDESMKQIVNSKNTSYSRFSLGKAVSTNEVIYSEQTSGVVFPPAECSSNKEKTPERDILESDYQGKVELEKNASRTELPPSHPEKDPVLAKIKTSAGNSRQTQSGPLMPGIVLNHSKSERGRSSERGENENQPLAERPRREVRRAPSFSGPLVLPNRASANSLSAPIKSSGGFRDSLDDKSKANLVQIKGRFSVTSENVDLVKDIPLCTVPRRSAPDSPLKKSASVCGDWIVDSKQMVCPIVQQPKEICNGNVPASFVMLHLQNLFQQTSIQQDLIMNLLNSLQPTDVAEGSQNEKFPSLPRSSENNGIAESTASDRERSLLMKISELQARMINLTEELNAEKSKYTQLQQRLNDASILEEDGYRREGDS
- the LOC131332466 gene encoding serine/threonine-protein kinase BLUS1-like isoform X4, encoding MGRMGTGGGGRSYSVAPSDYKLLEEVGYGASATVYRAIYLPFNEVVAVKCLDLDRCNSNLDDIRREAQTMSLIDHPNVIRAYCSFVVDRNLWVVMPFMAEGSCLHLMKIAYPDGFEESAIGSILKETLKALEYLHEHGHIHRDVKAGNILLDSNGVVKLADFGVSACMFDKGDRQRSRNTFVGTPCWMAPEVLQPGSGYDFKADIWSFGITALELAHGHAPFSKYPPMKVLLMTIQNAPPGLDYDRDKKFSKSFKEMVAMCLVKDQTKRPTAEKLLKHSFFKTAKPPELSVKKLFADLPPLWNRVKALQLKDAAQLALKKMPSAEQEAISQSEYQRGVSAWNFDIEDLKAQASLVHDDDEMQEIREDDESMKQIVNSKNTSYSRFSLGKAVSTNEVIYSEQTSGVVFPPAECSSNKEKTPERDILESDYQGKVELEKNASRTELPPSHPEKDPVLAKIKTSAGNSRQTQSGPLMPGIVLNHSKSERGRSSERGENENQPLAERPRREVRRAPSFSGPLVLPNRASANSLSAPIKSSGGFRDSLDDKSKANLVQIKGRFSVTSENVDLVKDIPLCTVPRRSAPDSPLKKSASVCGDWIVDSKQMVCPIVQQPKEICNGNVPASFVMLHLQNLFQQTSIQQDLIMNLLNSLQPTDVAEGSQNEKFPSLPRSSENNGIAESTASDRERSLLMKISELQASCNNG
- the LOC131332466 gene encoding serine/threonine-protein kinase BLUS1-like isoform X3, producing the protein MGRMGTGGGGRSYSVAPSDYKLLEEVGYGASATVYRAIYLPFNEVVAVKCLDLDRCNSNLDDIRREAQTMSLIDHPNVIRAYCSFVVDRNLWVVMPFMAEGSCLHLMKIAYPDGFEESAIGSILKETLKALEYLHEHGHIHRDVKAGNILLDSNGVVKLADFGVSACMFDKGDRQRSRNTFVGTPCWMAPEVLQPGSGYDFKADIWSFGITALELAHGHAPFSKYPPMKVLLMTIQNAPPGLDYDRDKKFSKSFKEMVAMCLVKDQTKRPTAEKLLKHSFFKTAKPPELSVKKLFADLPPLWNRVKALQLKDAAQLALKKMPSAEQEAISQSEYQRGVSAWNFDIEDLKAQASLVHDDDEMQEIREDDESMKQIVNSKNTSYSRFSLGKAVSTNEVIYSEQTSGVVFPPAECSSNKEKTPERDILESDYQGKVELEKNASRTELPPSHPEKDPVLAKIKTSAGNSRQTQSGPLMPGIVLNHSKSERGRSSERGENENQPLAERPRREVRRAPSFSGPLVLPNRASANSLSAPIKSSGGFRDSLDDKSKANLVQIKGRFSVTSENVDLVKDIPLCTVPRRSAPPIVQQPKEICNGNVPASFVMLHLQNLFQQTSIQQDLIMNLLNSLQPTDVAEGSQNEKFPSLPRSSENNGIAESTASDRERSLLMKISELQARMINLTEELNAEKSKYTQLQQRLNDASILEEDGYRREGDS
- the LOC131332466 gene encoding serine/threonine-protein kinase BLUS1-like isoform X2, translated to MGRMGTGGGGRSYSVAPSDYKLLEEVGYGASATVYRAIYLPFNEVVAVKCLDLDRCNSNLDDIRREAQTMSLIDHPNVIRAYCSFVVDRNLWVVMPFMAEGSCLHLMKIAYPDGFEESAIGSILKETLKALEYLHEHGHIHRDVKAGNILLDSNGVVKLADFGVSACMFDKGDRQRSRNTFVGTPCWMAPEVLQPGSGYDFKADIWSFGITALELAHGHAPFSKYPPMKVLLMTIQNAPPGLDYDRDKKFSKSFKEMVAMCLVKDQTKRPTAEKLLKHSFFKTAKPPELSVKKLFADLPPLWNRVKALQLKDAAQLALKKMPSAEQEAISQSEYQRGVSAWNFDIEDLKAQASLVHDDDEMQEIREDDESMKQIVNSKNTSYSRFSLGKAVSTNEVIYSEQTSGVVFPPAECSSNKEKTPERDILESDYQGKVELEKNASRTELPPSHPEKDPVLAKIKTSAGNSRQTQSGPLMPGIVLNHSKSERGRSSERGENENQPLAERPRREVRRAPSFSGPLVLPNRASANSLSAPIKSSGGFRDSLDDKSKANLVQIKGRFSVTSENVDLVKDIPLCTVPRRSAPDSPLKKSASVCGDWIVDSKQMPIVQQPKEICNGNVPASFVMLHLQNLFQQTSIQQDLIMNLLNSLQPTDVAEGSQNEKFPSLPRSSENNGIAESTASDRERSLLMKISELQARMINLTEELNAEKSKYTQLQQRLNDASILEEDGYRREGDS